A genomic region of Lodderomyces elongisporus chromosome 5, complete sequence contains the following coding sequences:
- the KAR3 gene encoding kinesin-like nuclear fusion protein — translation MTVFDIANKENENKAVNKRKSVQMEYARPQSHLRFSNHSHSPPPSKAQPGLPQLSTRFVSTSAPTSNPLSKMRKTTSTNKNLSRPISESHRLRQLIYEKQLELDSLNTESVTLTTQTETQLLHNFTIENEYMTFERELSKLKSNIESLRDYEQISLSEVRKKFDIKSQEMMIRHQKRLHARKESIASQIEKIMAEKQEKYDNEIDELNKKLVDLNEEKDLLQQSYQQNVAFFKEQKLMETDKMETTLQKELQSNESSMEQIEQSILDLQKQTNVLTEMDIPKLEKDLGRYQSLLAQLSTKNSDKEKELQDFQTQISANKARITSLKQTSVLRAEESERMQFEIKRMQEELIDQDFKRRILHSQLQELKGNIRVFCRIRAVSPGSSLIQFDLPDDDDDDDDGGDDDGDNGGDGIKSNTNTNTNVNININDEGKQELTMTKNNIGISNTSSTFKFQFDKIFSMSQSNEAIFEEFSQLIQCCIDGQNVCVFAYGQTGSGKTYTMSTPQTGMIPLSIAKIFNDIDEFQQHHQQWRYKVSGRFIEIYNENIVDLLNPRPGHKHEIKHDDDSCKTSISDVTTIPITSPEQANSVLEQVNERRRTAATKSNDKSSRSHSIFILDVHGINVSSNIKTYGTLNLIDLAGSERINVSQVEGERLKETQAINKSLSSLGDVISSINSSQALHIPYRNSKLTYLLKHSLGGNSKTLMFVNVSPLQSDFNETLNSLRFATKVNNTKLKK, via the coding sequence atGACTGTGTTTGATATTGCTAAtaaggaaaatgaaaataaggCTGTCAATAAACGCAAATCAGTGCAAATGGAGTATGCTCGACCGCAAAGCCATTTAAGGTTTTCTAATCATTCACATTCACCACCTCCATCTAAAGCTCAACCTGGACTTCCACAGCTATCTACTAGATTTGTATCTACATCTGCTCCCACATCGAACCCTTTGTCAAAGATGCGGAAAACTACATCCACCAACAAAAACTTGCTGCGGCCCATATCAGAACTGCATAGACTACGTCAACTCATCTACGAGAAACAATTGGAGTTGGATAGTTTAAATACCGAGCTGGTTACACTAACCACACAAACAGAGACACAACTCTTGCATAACTTTACCATCGAAAATGAATATATGACTTTTGAAAGAGAATTAAGCAAGCTTAAAAGCAATATAGAAAGTCTCCGAGATTATGAGCAAATTTCATTGAGCGAAGTGCGCAAGAAATTTGATATCAAAAGTCAGGAAATGATGATTCGGCATCAGAAACGACTCCATGCACGAAAAGAAAGCATAGCTCTgcagattgaaaaaattatggCGGAAAAACAGGAAAAATATGATAATGAGATTGATGAGCTCAACAAGAAATTAGTGGATttgaatgaagaaaaagatctATTGCAACAAAGTTACCAACAGAATGTAGCATTCttcaaagaacaaaaattaatgGAAACTGATAAAATGGAGACAACTTTGCAGAAAGAGCTTCAACTGAACGAGTCAAGTATGGaacaaattgaacaatCTATTTTGGATctacaaaaacagacaaaTGTATTAACTGAAATGGATATCCCAAAACTAGAAAAGGATCTTGGTCGATACCAGTCACTATTGGCACAATTGAGCACCAAAAACAgtgacaaagaaaaagagttgCAAGATTTCCAAACTCAGATATCTGCAAATAAAGCACGCATAACCTCGCTTAAGCAAACGTCGGTGTTGAGGGCTGAAGAATCTGAGCGTATGCAATTTGAAATCAAAAGGATGCAAGAAGAACTAATCGACCAAGACTTTAAGCGTCGAATCTTGCATTCTCAGCTTCAAGAACTCAAAGGGAATATTCGTGTTTTCTGTCGAATAAGAGCAGTAAGCCCGGGATCATCGTTGATCCAATTTGACTTGcccgatgatgatgatgatgatgatgatggcgGTGATGATGACGGTGATAATGGCGGTGATGGTATCAAAAgcaataccaataccaataccaatgtcaacatcaacatcaacgaCGAAGGCAAACAGGAGTTAACCATGACCAAGAACAATATTGGGATTTCAAACACAAGCAGCACCTTTAAATTCCAATTTGACAAGATTTTCTCCATGTCTCAGAGTAATGAGGCCATCTTCGAAGAGTTTTCGCAACTTATACAATGCTGCATCGATGGCCAAAATGTCTGCGTGTTTGCATATGGCCAAACAGGGTCTGGAAAGACCTATACAATGTCAACGCCTCAGACTGGAATGATTCCACTTTCAATAGCCAAGATATTCAACGACATCGATGAGTTccaacaacaccatcagcaatgGAGGTATAAAGTGTCGGGCAGGTTCATAGAGATTTATAATGAAAACATTGTTGATTTGTTAAATCCTCGACCTGGGCACAAGCATGAGATCAAGCACGATGATGATAGTTGCAAGACGAGCATCAGTGATGTCACCACTATACCAATCACTTCGCCGGAGCAAGCTAACTCGGTATTAGAGCAAGTCAAcgagagaagaagaactgCAGCAACGAAATCCAACGACAAATCATCGCGATCACACTCTATTTTTATACTTGATGTTCATGGGATCAATGTTTCTAGTAACATCAAGACGTATGGAACATTGAACTTGATTGATTTGGCTGGCTCCGAACGTATTAATGTTTCGCAAGTTGAAGGAGAGCGGTTGAAGGAGACACAGGCGATCAACAAGTCTTTATCTTCGCTAGGGGACGTTATCTCCTCGATCAACTCATCCCAGGCTTTGCATATTCCCTACAGAAACTCCAAGTTGACATATTTGCTAAAACATAGTCTTGGAGGCAACTCCAAGACGCTAATGTTTGTTAATGTATCGCCGTTGCAATCTGATTTCAACGAAACGCTCAATTCGCTTAGATTTGCTACAAAAGTGAATAACACCAAACTTAAAAAATGA
- the PUF3 gene encoding mRNA binding protein puf3, whose protein sequence is MPTETIWSSSHSSPIQANLSLSSNKNQSTSQFKSVLDQVDPDIAKFLADSDPIDQLPTNLCDRRLSFNDGSDIDDSFINFKRGALSAITAPVGGNINFNSNPSRFNFSSSSNNAAGNNSQRLNFGTASISGGIASRHPPQESFLQKFSSVADATREIELGSLSLSSGNTGGEFNKPFLSMGVGGSRASGSLNENLNMPVPRSSRHQSISDKIDTYNSNNSNNSSSVSSNNIGNSNNIGNSSSSSSSSSSGNNNNNNNNNNNNNNSSPIQNSAAVSVNSDLNTNFNVHESNKTSTGQSTTSHIPQTFWNPATVTSFTPANNTANYFLDGTIKSTEPSPQLQPPMVPPQSFYGHMQNQQPQQQQQQQQQQQQQQMPPINGSHSHAAPPPPPPFMVPSPPPPQFMDPNMYHMMYGNFFPFPLAPIPPPPPPPIINDSEQGATSVSSEDKEREETEKKSTKTNEEETRQNENPNAKTSSTSKNGLPKPEEGKDEYQNGAGPIGVGLINRQYSPAAFMFPPFHPFAMYQHSPGMMSPDNLKSVSPQEAAMGMPTIERHNGLPHHKSSHHSSHKLSPPPKSSSAPPRDSKNASGNNGNGHPQKKKNAKGKNAGSGNGGNGGNGSGGGSHIYRSPLLEEVRSNTKNKDYTLRDIFGHAVEFTKDQHGSRFIQQKLPTASEEEKEVIFNEIRDITYDLMTDVFGNYVIQKYFEHGSKIQKSILLSHMVGHIYELSLQMYGCRVVQRALESLEDVDDQMKIIKELRDYILICSKDQNGNHVIQKSIEKIHPFDKIRFILTSLENQIYHLSTHSYGCRVVQRLLEYSNKEDQKMIMQELNKYIYYLIQDQYGNYVIQHILEQGTPAEKEEVLTIVLGNVVTFSKHKFASNVIEKCIKHGDVQQRKRILHEVMLGNEAEDDIKNSKDNGGENVEVSDDSPLALMMKDQYANYVIQKLVEVLDSNYPEKKQLVLKLRQYLKQLSDMNNFGGKHLASVEKMIMMAETAFDQN, encoded by the coding sequence ATGCCTACAGAGACTATTTGGTCAAGTAGCCATTCTTCACCAATCCAAGCGAACCTATCGCTCTCATCAAATAAGAACCAGTCAACGAGTCAGTTCAAATCGGTATTAGACCAGGTCGACCCAGATATTGCCAAGTTCTTAGCAGACTCTGACCCTATAGACCAATTACCTACGAACTTGTGCGACAGAAGACTCTCATTCAATGATGGCAGCGACATTGATGACTCGTTTATCAACTTTAAAAGAGGCGCTCTATCTGCCATTACCGCACCGGTGGGAGGCAACATCAATTTCAACAGCAACCCCTCCAGATTCAACTTttcgtcttcttcaaaCAATGCAGCTGGAAACAACTCGCAGAGATTGAATTTTGGTACTGCATCCATCAGCGGCGGTATCGCTAGCAGACACCCACCACAGGAGAGCTTCTTGCAAAAGTTTTCGAGTGTAGCAGATGCAACAAGAGAAATCGAACTAGGCAGCTTATCGTTATCTTCAGGCAATACAGGTGGCGAATTCAATAAGCCCTTTTTGAGCATGGGTGTTGGCGGTTCAAGAGCAAGTGGATCATTAAATGAGAATTTGAATATGCCAGTGCCAAGATCTTCTAGACACCAATCAATTAGTGATAAAATTGACACCTacaatagcaacaatagcaacaataGCAGTAGCGTCAGCAGTAACAACATTGgtaacagtaacaacattggtaacagcagcagcagcagtagcagcagtagcagcggcaataacaacaacaacaacaacaacaacaacaacaacaacaacagctcaCCAATTCAGAATAGCGCAGCAGTCTCAGTCAACTCAGACTTGAACACAAATTTCAATGTGCATGAAAGTAACAAGACTTCAACTGGTCAATCTACCACCAGCCACATTCCTCAAACATTCTGGAACCCTGCTACTGTGACTTCGTTTACTCCAGCAAATAACACAGCCAACTACTTTTTGGATGGTACTATAAAGTCTACAGAACCTAGCCCCCAGCTCCAACCACCCATGGTCCCACCTCAGTCCTTTTACGGCCACATGCAAAATCAGCAaccacaacagcaacagcaacagcaacaacaacaacaacagcaacagatGCCACCTATAAATGGATCTCATTCTCACGCTGCgcctccaccaccacctccGTTTATGGTTCCCTCCCCACCTCCACCACAGTTTATGGATCCAAATATGTACCATATGATGTATGGAAacttttttccatttccattagCACCAattccaccaccacctcctCCACCAATTATAAACGATTCTGAACAAGGCGCAACATCAGTATCTTCCGAAGATAAGGAAAGGGAGGAAACCGAGAAAAAGAGTaccaaaacaaatgaaGAGGAAACAAGACAGAATGAAAATCCCAATGCCAAGACAAGCTCTACACTGAAGAATGGCTTGCCTAAACCCGAGGAAGGGAAAGATGAATATCAAAATGGTGCCGGTCCCATTGGCGTTGGTCTTATAAATAGACAATATTCGCCTGCGGCATTCATGTTCCCTCCATTCCATCCATTTGCAATGTATCAACATTCCCCAGGTATGATGAGTCCCGATAATCTCAAGAGTGTTTCGCCTCAGGAAGCAGCAATGGGAATGCCCACAATAGAGCGCCACAACGGATTACCACATCACAAACTGTCACACCATTCCTCGCACAAGTTGTCTCCCCCACCCAAGTCATCTTCGGCTCCACCAAGGGACCTGAAAAATGCAAGCGGTAATAATGGTAATGGTCATCcgcaaaagaagaaaaatgcCAAGGGTAAAAACGCAGGtagtggtaatggtggtaatggtggtaaTGGCAGCGGTGGGGGCTCTCATATATACCGCTCACCATTATTGGAAGAGGTTCGTTCAAACACAAAGAATAAGGACTACACTTTGCGTGATATCTTTGGACACGCTGTTGAATTTACGAAGGACCAACATGGTTCACGTTTTATCCAGCAGAAGCTACCCACTGCATCcgaagaagagaaggaagTGATCTTCAATGAGATTCGAGACATTACCTATGATTTAATGACGGATGTTTTTGGAAACTACGTTATTCAAAAGTACTTTGAACACGGTTCCAAGATCCAAAAACTGATTTTGTTGAGCCATATGGTTGGCCATATCTATGAGCTTTCATTGCAAATGTATGGATGTCGTGTTGTCCAGAGAGCGCTTGAATCCTTAGAAGATGTCGATGATCAGATGAAGATTATCAAAGAGTTGCGTGATTATATTTTAATCTGTTCTAAGGACCAAAATGGTAACCATGTGATTCAGAAATCGATCGAGAAAATCCACCCCTTTGACAAGATTAGGTTTATTCTCACAAGCTTGGAGAATCAAATCTACCACCTCAGTACACACTCATATGGTTGTAGAGTTGTCCAAAGATTGCTCGAGTATTCAAACAAGGAGGACCAAAAGATGATTATGCAAGAGTtgaacaaatatatatattatctTATTCAGGACCAGTATGGAAATTACGTGATTCAGCATATATTGGAGCAGGGAACTCCAGcggagaaagaagaggttTTGACTATAGTATTGGGCAATGTGGTGACTTTTTCCAAACACAAGTTTGCTTCTAATGTTATCGAAAAATGCATAAAGCATGGTGATGTACAGCAAAGAAAACGTATATTGCACGAGGTGATGTTGGGCAATGAAGCGGAAGACGATATCAAGAATAGCAAAGATAATGGAGGAGAAAACGTTGAAGTTAGCGACGACTCACCATTGGCACTTATGATGAAAGATCAATATGCAAATTATGTCATTCAGAAGTTGGTTGAGGTTTTGGACTCAAACTACCCCGAAAAGAAACAGTTGGTGTTGAAGTTGAGACAGTACTTGAAACAATTGTCCGATATGAACAATTTTGGAGGCAAGCATTTGGCGAGTGTGGAGAAGATGATCATGATGGCAGAAACCGCTTTTGACCAGAACTGA